A genomic stretch from Calidithermus timidus DSM 17022 includes:
- a CDS encoding CaiB/BaiF CoA transferase family protein, with protein sequence MGALTGLKVLDLSRILAGPFCTQMLADLGAEVWKIEPPKGDDTRSWGPPFLEPAEPAGWKLGAGGESAYYLSANRGKKSVVVNLKDPRGQALVRALAAQADVLVENYKTGDLARYGLDYPTLARINPRLVYLSITGYGHSGPRAQEPGYDVAIQGLIGIMSLTGEPEGPPMRVPVAWVDLMTGMTGAIAVLAALLERERSGQGQHIDLALFDTGLSAMANLAQSYLVSGVNPTRLGNAHPQIVPYGAFEASDGWFMLTVGNDEQYRRTCEAIGHLELWEDQRFRSNQGRVCHRAVLLPQLEAIFKSRPRAHWLGALQRAGVPATPVNSLAEAFAEPQAQARRMRVETEHPTLGLIPLIGSPLSHFSRTPAQIQSPPPLLGEHTLEVLARVLGLSREEVDGLEAAGVVRQNQQKK encoded by the coding sequence CGCCGACCTAGGGGCGGAGGTCTGGAAGATCGAACCGCCTAAGGGCGACGACACCCGCAGCTGGGGACCGCCCTTCCTCGAGCCCGCCGAACCCGCTGGCTGGAAGCTAGGGGCGGGAGGCGAGAGCGCTTACTACCTCTCGGCCAACCGCGGCAAGAAGAGCGTGGTGGTCAACCTCAAGGACCCCCGCGGCCAGGCGCTGGTGCGGGCGCTGGCCGCCCAGGCCGACGTGCTGGTGGAGAACTACAAGACCGGCGACCTGGCCCGCTACGGCCTGGACTACCCTACCCTGGCCCGGATCAACCCCCGGTTGGTCTACCTCTCCATCACCGGCTACGGGCACAGCGGCCCCCGCGCCCAGGAGCCCGGCTACGACGTGGCGATCCAGGGGCTCATCGGCATCATGTCGCTGACGGGCGAGCCGGAGGGGCCGCCGATGCGGGTCCCGGTGGCCTGGGTGGACCTCATGACCGGGATGACCGGGGCCATAGCGGTGCTGGCGGCGTTGCTCGAGCGCGAGAGAAGCGGCCAGGGCCAGCACATCGACCTCGCCCTCTTCGACACCGGGCTCTCGGCCATGGCCAACCTGGCCCAGAGCTACCTGGTCAGCGGCGTCAACCCGACCCGGCTGGGCAACGCCCACCCCCAGATCGTGCCCTACGGGGCCTTCGAGGCCAGCGACGGCTGGTTCATGCTCACCGTGGGCAACGACGAGCAATACCGGCGCACCTGCGAGGCCATCGGCCACCTCGAGCTGTGGGAGGACCAGCGTTTTCGGAGCAACCAGGGCCGCGTATGTCACCGCGCAGTTCTGCTGCCGCAGCTCGAGGCCATCTTCAAGAGCCGCCCCCGCGCCCACTGGCTGGGCGCGCTCCAACGGGCTGGAGTCCCCGCCACCCCGGTCAACAGCCTGGCCGAAGCCTTCGCCGAACCCCAGGCCCAGGCCAGAAGAATGCGGGTGGAGACCGAGCACCCCACCTTGGGCCTCATTCCCCTCATCGGCTCCCCCCTCTCCCACTTCTCGCGCACCCCCGCGCAGATCCAAAGCCCCCCTCCCCTGCTGGGCGAGCACACCCTCGAGGTGCTCGCGCGCGTGCTGGGCCTGAGCCGCGAGGAAGTCGATGGGCTCGAGGCCGCAGGGGTCGTCCGGCAAAACCAGCAAAAGAAGTAG
- a CDS encoding NADH-quinone oxidoreductase subunit N, which translates to MITLYILGAASTALTLLGFFVPARVSRWLATGSVAAAIASLLFTWGQRQTAFGGLYVVDPISQSFTLVALLGVLWALLIGRSEKWEFSLLLLYAAAGMHFMASSPNLPVLLIALEVFSLPLYVLATWQRDERGFEAGLKYFLLGALSAAIFLYGIALHFGATGSFNAGAQGSGPLYVAALLLILGALAFKVSLVPFHWWTPDVYQGSPTTVSLMMATAVKAAGFAALVRVLNVQDQGLWGLGLGALIALTVIFGNLGALAQQESKRLLAYSSIAHAGYVGLGLYSGTATAAIGFYLLAYLLSTGLAFAVLAAISQGDVPYERLRGLLYRKPLLGVAMSVGLFSLAGLPPFAGFWGKLLVFLEAAKAQQWGLLVLALITSAVAAYYYLRLFNLVVARGPEARAEEEAALPAPLVGAPVLAGQGTGGLSLATGRLAAWPLMVATALVVLLGILPGLGYRLFSPTPFAALSRPTTASTTLPASFTITSPSDGAELRAGEFSLQGTGRAGETLEVWDNASRIAEVRVGENGGWSLMLPSPPSVGEHIYQVRRPGEGEGPSVRVRVVE; encoded by the coding sequence GTGATCACCCTCTACATCCTGGGGGCCGCCAGCACGGCACTCACCCTGCTGGGCTTCTTCGTGCCCGCTCGCGTCAGTCGCTGGTTGGCGACGGGCAGCGTGGCGGCCGCTATCGCCTCCTTGCTTTTCACCTGGGGCCAGCGCCAGACGGCCTTCGGCGGGCTCTACGTCGTCGACCCCATCTCCCAGAGCTTCACCCTCGTGGCCCTGCTGGGCGTGTTGTGGGCGCTGCTCATCGGCAGGAGCGAGAAGTGGGAGTTCTCGCTTTTGCTGCTGTACGCGGCTGCGGGGATGCACTTCATGGCCTCCTCGCCCAACCTGCCGGTGCTGCTGATCGCCCTCGAGGTCTTCTCGCTGCCCCTGTACGTGCTGGCCACCTGGCAGCGCGACGAGCGCGGCTTCGAGGCGGGTCTGAAGTACTTCCTGCTTGGAGCGCTCTCGGCGGCCATCTTCCTCTACGGCATCGCGCTGCACTTCGGCGCCACCGGCTCCTTTAACGCCGGGGCCCAGGGCTCGGGGCCGCTGTACGTCGCCGCGCTGCTGCTGATCCTGGGGGCCTTGGCCTTCAAGGTTAGCCTGGTGCCCTTCCACTGGTGGACTCCCGACGTTTACCAAGGCAGCCCCACCACCGTCTCGCTGATGATGGCCACGGCGGTCAAGGCCGCGGGCTTCGCCGCGCTGGTGCGGGTGCTGAACGTACAGGACCAGGGCCTTTGGGGCCTGGGCCTGGGAGCCCTGATCGCCCTGACCGTGATTTTCGGCAACCTGGGCGCGCTGGCCCAGCAGGAGAGCAAGCGCCTCTTGGCCTACTCCTCCATCGCCCACGCCGGGTACGTGGGCCTGGGGCTCTACAGCGGCACCGCAACGGCAGCCATCGGCTTCTACCTGCTGGCTTACCTGCTCTCGACCGGGCTGGCCTTCGCGGTGCTGGCCGCCATTTCGCAGGGAGACGTGCCCTATGAGCGCCTGCGCGGGTTGCTCTACCGCAAGCCGCTGCTGGGTGTGGCCATGAGCGTGGGCCTGTTCTCGCTGGCTGGCCTGCCGCCCTTCGCGGGTTTTTGGGGCAAGCTCTTGGTCTTCCTCGAGGCTGCCAAAGCCCAGCAGTGGGGCCTGCTGGTGCTGGCCCTCATCACCTCAGCCGTGGCCGCTTACTACTACCTGCGCTTGTTCAACCTGGTCGTCGCCCGCGGCCCGGAGGCCAGGGCCGAGGAGGAAGCCGCCCTTCCCGCCCCGCTGGTCGGGGCTCCGGTCCTGGCAGGTCAGGGTACGGGTGGCCTGAGCTTGGCTACCGGACGCTTGGCGGCGTGGCCATTGATGGTCGCCACCGCTTTGGTGGTGCTGCTGGGCATCCTGCCCGGCTTGGGCTACCGCCTCTTCAGCCCCACGCCCTTCGCCGCGCTTTCGCGCCCCACTACCGCGTCCACGACCCTGCCCGCCAGCTTCACCATCACCTCTCCTTCCGATGGAGCCGAGCTGCGGGCGGGCGAGTTCAGCTTGCAGGGCACCGGCAGGGCGGGGGAGACCCTCGAGGTCTGGGACAACGCTAGCCGCATCGCCGAGGTGCGGGTGGGCGAGAATGGCGGTTGGTCGCTGATGCTGCCCAGCCCGCCCAGTGTGGGTGAGCACATCTACCAGGTGCGCCGCCCTGGGGAGGGTGAGGGCCCTTCGGTGCGGGTCAGGGTTGTGGAGTAA